From one Eisenibacter elegans DSM 3317 genomic stretch:
- a CDS encoding oxygenase MpaB family protein, which yields MYYSDQQLATKRQEGDAAADAVVQEMFANTAHTAQYMRQLHSIKTNQDLTKAGLSPFLQEYFSQHQQLPPWADTQAMNRASVFFDKHTQPVLLLLGLLSLPYCYAAALGAKVLCYTERIRSQTYQRLGETAQFVVDVTAPQGFGEQGSAWASILKVRLMHATVRHHLLRHKTWDSSHWGVPVNQEDMAGTNLAFSWLVLRGLRHSGWQVSSQEALDYLHLWNVIGYGLGISEDLLPNNAKAAFWLSKRIGQRHFRPSEEGQSLTKALLQSLAQSGQDNPVFARLPQGFWVSYMRDLLGAEIADMLDIPAATLSHQALIWALKQGIQTQNFLFGSQPSRRTSANIRQQLAQWEAGFVPPLHLG from the coding sequence ATGTACTACTCAGATCAACAGTTAGCCACCAAAAGACAAGAGGGGGATGCTGCCGCCGACGCAGTTGTTCAGGAGATGTTTGCCAATACGGCGCATACTGCTCAGTATATGCGTCAATTACATAGTATCAAAACAAACCAAGACCTGACCAAAGCAGGGTTATCGCCATTTTTGCAAGAATATTTTAGTCAACACCAGCAACTGCCGCCTTGGGCCGATACTCAGGCAATGAACCGTGCGAGTGTTTTTTTTGACAAACACACACAACCGGTTTTATTGTTGTTGGGTTTGCTGTCTTTGCCATATTGTTATGCTGCTGCCTTAGGAGCAAAAGTACTCTGCTATACGGAGCGTATACGCTCGCAAACCTACCAGCGTTTGGGCGAAACAGCACAGTTTGTTGTCGACGTAACTGCCCCTCAAGGATTTGGAGAGCAGGGCAGCGCCTGGGCCTCTATTCTGAAGGTTAGGCTTATGCATGCCACCGTCAGGCATCATCTCCTCCGACACAAAACTTGGGACAGCAGCCATTGGGGGGTTCCGGTCAACCAAGAAGATATGGCTGGTACCAATCTAGCCTTTTCTTGGTTGGTATTGCGCGGCTTGCGCCATAGCGGCTGGCAGGTCAGCAGCCAAGAAGCGCTTGACTATCTACACCTCTGGAATGTGATTGGGTATGGCCTCGGAATCAGCGAAGACCTCTTACCAAACAATGCAAAAGCAGCTTTTTGGTTGAGCAAGCGAATTGGCCAAAGGCACTTCCGCCCCTCGGAAGAGGGGCAATCGCTCACCAAAGCCTTGCTCCAGAGCCTGGCGCAGTCCGGCCAAGACAACCCCGTATTTGCACGCTTGCCCCAAGGTTTTTGGGTGTCATATATGCGGGATTTGTTGGGAGCTGAGATTGCCGATATGCTTGATATTCCTGCGGCTACGCTCAGCCACCAGGCCTTGATATGGGCGCTCAAGCAGGGTATTCAAACCCAAAATTTCTTGTTTGGCAGCCAGCCTTCGCGCCGTACCAGCGCCAATATCAGGCAACAACTGGCACAGTGGGAGGCCGGATTTGTCCCCCCATTACATCTGGGCTAG
- a CDS encoding peptidylprolyl isomerase produces the protein MNRLRTRLYWWWLLSLVMVACQGTGKVSKGKDPVIATIGGEPILAKDFLSVYEKTLNTEQDQNYSEENLRNYLDLYLNFRLKILDAQRQGIDQDPDFQRELESYQEELAKPYLIDQEKMTELMREAYERLQEEVNVSHILLKVEEDAEPADTMLVYERILDLRRMALSGKNFEELAQSYSQDPAAQDNAGNLGYFTALQMMYNFENASYNTQVGSISNLLRTRFGYHFVKVLDRRPATGKLQTAHIMVRVPPNATAEDSLLAEKKIQTIHERLRNGEDWAALCLQFSDDDASRNKGGELPEFAIGTVIPAFEQAAVALEQPGDISTPFRTNYGWHIVRLLKKTNLESYEELQPVLRQKVMRDTRYQVIQESLIQKLQVKNNLKDFPKTLQKALAQADKKLLDGNWSYRQTDLLREVLFSFEDKTYKVKKDYTVGMFFEYLYERQVPKAHLKTPAFYMQWYYERFLDQSTLDFERSLLPMQYPEYRMLVKEYKEGMMLFQMMNDSVWGKALKDSAGVRAYFEQNRDNYRWDYRAVASIYDVADYTTLGKLRARLDKGYYTLDEALDILYFEKESSQLGLPQRRVLDQLAERLNADPQLLLELGGHQDNSEKPALSQARNKAVTQYLLAKKVPVEQLIISDFGAFRLASRNDKDRNRRVELTLHTTDKKYLAQQLNAENPLALRFYEGVFAKGDNSYLDAIQWEVGTNVVEINNRVVMIQIQSIEQPRLKNFHETQGAVIADYQNYLEQTWLTALREKYPVQINEETFQQIIQR, from the coding sequence ATGAATCGTCTGCGTACGCGCCTATATTGGTGGTGGCTTTTGAGCTTAGTGATGGTAGCTTGTCAGGGTACGGGTAAAGTATCCAAAGGCAAAGATCCAGTAATAGCTACCATTGGTGGAGAACCCATACTGGCTAAAGATTTTTTGTCGGTATATGAAAAAACACTCAACACTGAGCAAGATCAAAACTACAGCGAGGAAAACCTGCGCAATTACCTAGATTTGTATCTCAATTTTAGGCTCAAAATTTTGGATGCGCAGCGCCAAGGGATTGACCAAGACCCTGACTTTCAGCGAGAGCTAGAAAGCTACCAAGAGGAATTGGCCAAACCCTATCTCATCGACCAAGAAAAAATGACCGAGTTGATGCGCGAAGCCTATGAGCGCCTTCAAGAGGAGGTCAATGTATCGCATATTTTGCTCAAAGTAGAGGAAGATGCCGAGCCTGCCGATACTATGCTCGTATATGAGCGTATTCTGGATTTGAGAAGAATGGCCCTTTCGGGTAAGAACTTTGAAGAGCTAGCCCAATCATACTCTCAAGACCCCGCAGCGCAAGACAATGCAGGCAACTTGGGGTACTTTACGGCCCTTCAAATGATGTATAACTTTGAAAATGCCTCATACAATACACAGGTAGGTAGTATTTCTAACCTGTTGCGGACGCGCTTCGGGTATCATTTTGTAAAAGTATTGGACCGCCGCCCGGCTACCGGAAAGCTCCAAACAGCTCATATTATGGTGCGGGTTCCGCCCAATGCGACCGCCGAAGATTCGTTGCTGGCCGAGAAAAAGATACAGACTATCCACGAACGCTTGCGCAATGGAGAAGACTGGGCTGCCTTGTGTTTGCAGTTTTCGGATGATGATGCATCGCGCAATAAAGGAGGCGAGCTGCCTGAGTTTGCTATCGGGACAGTCATCCCGGCATTTGAGCAAGCCGCAGTAGCGCTAGAGCAACCCGGTGACATCTCGACCCCTTTCCGTACCAACTACGGATGGCATATTGTAAGATTACTCAAGAAAACAAACCTAGAATCATACGAAGAGCTACAGCCTGTGTTGCGCCAAAAAGTAATGCGTGACACCCGCTATCAGGTGATTCAGGAAAGCCTCATACAAAAGCTTCAAGTCAAAAACAATCTCAAAGATTTCCCCAAAACATTGCAGAAAGCGCTGGCGCAGGCCGACAAAAAACTGCTTGATGGCAACTGGAGTTACCGCCAAACAGACCTGTTGCGTGAGGTGCTTTTCAGCTTCGAAGATAAAACCTACAAGGTGAAGAAAGACTATACCGTAGGTATGTTTTTCGAATACCTCTATGAGCGCCAAGTACCCAAAGCGCATCTCAAAACACCTGCATTCTATATGCAGTGGTATTATGAGCGTTTTTTAGACCAATCTACGCTTGATTTTGAGCGCAGCCTGTTGCCTATGCAATACCCCGAATACCGAATGTTGGTCAAAGAATACAAGGAGGGGATGATGCTCTTTCAGATGATGAACGACAGCGTTTGGGGCAAGGCCCTGAAAGATAGCGCAGGGGTGCGTGCTTATTTTGAGCAAAATCGCGACAACTACCGATGGGATTATCGTGCTGTGGCCAGTATTTATGATGTGGCCGATTACACAACCCTAGGCAAACTGCGCGCCCGACTCGACAAAGGATATTATACCCTCGATGAGGCCTTGGATATCCTCTACTTTGAAAAAGAAAGCAGCCAACTCGGCCTCCCTCAGCGCCGAGTACTGGATCAACTAGCCGAGCGCCTCAACGCAGACCCACAACTGCTATTGGAGCTAGGTGGCCATCAGGATAACTCCGAAAAGCCCGCTCTTTCGCAAGCCCGAAATAAGGCTGTTACGCAATATCTCTTGGCCAAAAAAGTACCTGTAGAGCAGCTTATCATCAGCGATTTTGGGGCTTTCCGATTGGCATCGCGCAATGACAAAGACCGAAACCGTCGTGTAGAACTGACACTACATACGACTGATAAGAAATATCTTGCCCAGCAACTCAACGCCGAAAACCCTTTAGCGCTGCGATTTTATGAAGGAGTGTTTGCCAAAGGAGACAATAGCTACCTCGATGCCATACAATGGGAGGTAGGTACTAACGTTGTAGAGATAAACAACCGTGTGGTGATGATTCAAATTCAGAGTATAGAGCAGCCACGACTCAAAAATTTTCATGAAACCCAAGGGGCAGTTATCGCAGATTACCAAAACTACCTAGAGCAAACTTGGCTTACTGCCCTGCGCGAAAAGTATCCTGTACAAATCAATGAAGAAACATTTCAGCAAATTATTCAACGCTAA